Proteins from one Athene noctua chromosome 20, bAthNoc1.hap1.1, whole genome shotgun sequence genomic window:
- the SAPCD2 gene encoding suppressor APC domain-containing protein 2, with protein MAPERGDRSLPAGTEGLPRVFLQSLRTLFDILDDRRRGYVHLREIESRWRGAEARELPAGVMEGLRRAAPASGYLTFERFVLGLRAALTGADPPVESGGRRSVEKPPSPRCAEEQRGKSTGQRDPGQGQPRGRGGDAKAAGQCQGDGSHPGAGDTRRHQRGRAEHRRHTITNGVDFSMLKHMKELEQEKDFLLQGLELVERTREWYHQHIQFMQERQRLLGKNKTTAEFLPEGGQSHLGRLVPKLQEVNRCLGDLLSTASKPANPSSALSRLVPVASPASAGSQQAINMLKEQNRLLTKEVTDKSERITQLEQEKSALIKQLFEARARNNNETSQLDSTFI; from the exons atGGCCCCGGAGCGCGGCGACCGGTCGCTCCCCGCCGGTACCGAGGGTCTTCCTCGTGTGTTCCTGCAGAGCCTGCGCACTCTATTCGATATTCTGGATGACCGGCGGCGGGGTTACGTGCACCTCCGGGAGATCGAGTCCCGCTGGCGGGGAGCGGAGGCCCGGGAGTTGCCCGCCGGGGTGATGGAGGGGTTGCGGCGGGCGGCACCGGCCAGCGGGTACCTCACCTTCGAGCGGTTCGTGCTGGGGCTGCGTGCGGCCCTGACCGGTGCTGATCCCCCGGTGGAGagcggcgggcggcggagcgTGGAGAAGCCGCCGAGCCCCCGCTGTGCCGAGGAGCAGCGCGGGAAGAGCACCGGGCAGCGGGACCCGGGGCAGGGCCAGCCCCGCGGCCGAG GTGGTGACGCTAAGGCTGCTGGGCAGTGCCAGGGGGATGGCAGCCATCCAGGAGCTGGAGACACTCGGAGGCATCAGAGGGGACGTGCAGAACACCGGAGACACACCATCACCAATGGCGTGGACTTCAGCATG CTGAAGCACATGAAGGAGCTGGAACAGGAGAAGGATTTCCTGCTGCAGGGTCTGGAGCTGGTAGAACGCACCCGGGAGTGGTACCACCAGCACATCCAGTTCATGCAGGAACGCCAGAGGCTCCTgggaaagaacaaaaccactgcC GAATTCCTCCCTGAGGGCGGACAGAGCCACCTGGGGCGCCTGGTCCCCAAGCTACAGGAGGTGAACCGCTGCCTGGGTGACCTCCTTTCCACTGCCAGCAAG CCAGCAAACCCCTCCTCAGCTCTGAGCAGGCTGGTTCCTGTGGCATCCCCAGCCTCAGCAGGCTCCCAGCAAGCCATCAACATGCTGAAGGAGCAAAACCGACTTCTTACCAAG GAGGTGACTGACAAGAGCGAACGCATCAcccagctggagcaggagaaatCTGCCCTGATCAAACAGCTCTTTGAGGCTCGTGCCCGCAATAACAATGAAACAAGCCAGCTGGACTCCACCTTCATCTAG